The bacterium genome segment GTTGTGGCGGGGCATGGTCCGAAACACTCGCTCGGTGCGGCCTCGGGAGTGAGCTATCCGCATGATGTGATTCAGTTGAGAGGCATCGCGGTATTTCATGAGCCATCGCTGTGTATTGGGGCCAGAGATGTGACGCTGCGGCCGATGGGTGCCGTGTGGGTTCAGCCATAACAATAAATAAGAGGAGATTGCATGAAAACGATCGTTAGTCGAGGAGTGGGATTTGCCTTACTGGTGATGACCTGGAGTGCTGTGGCTGGTGAATTAACTGTGGATGGCAGCATGGTGGTGAAGACCAATCTGGTCGTTAACGGCCAGTTGAGCAGTAGCACTCTGGCGTTAACCAATCTGGCTATCAGCGGGGAAGCCACCATTCAGCGAGCCGTGATCCTGCATCTGGCGCCACAAGGCGATCTGGGAATGGGGCCCTACACAAATGGGGTGGGGGGAAGATGAAGAGAAAGATGTTTCACGCGAAGTTCCGGTATTTTTTGATTTCGCTATCCCTGTTCCAGTTTTCTGCCATTGCGACTCCCCAGGCGGCGCCATCAGCGGTGGTGGTGAAACGGTTTTCGGAAATCCCGGTGGAGATGGCAACGGGCGAATTCTTGCAACGCGAAAATGCGGATCTGTGGATCAAATCACGCGGGCTAACGCTGGACGTCACCCGCAATTACCGAAGTCAGCGCGAGACCAGCGGGGTGTTCGGTTACGGCTGGAACTGGAATCAGGGTGAGCATTTGGAATTTCCGGGGGATTTTGTCATTCATTACGTTACTCCGGATGGAGTTATTCCCATTATGCCGGATGTCTCCTTTACCAGTGTCTATGCGCAGGTGTGTATATCATCGCCTTCATGGGGGCAGGGCGTTAAGGCAACTGGTCTACCAGACGCGATTGGGGGGTATGGCAATGTGGCACACTTTTACGGAGCGATTGCGTCGCTCCAGCCTCTGGTAGTTGGTGGTTGGGGATTTTCTCCACCAACAGGCCCCTCGACGATCATTCAGGTCGATTTATCCTCGATTGGTGCCACGGCGTATGACTCGGATCACCCGCAATATGGTGTCTCTATGAAACTTTCAGCGGGCGGCTCCAATTCCGTTACTTGGGGCCACAAGGCGTATGACTTTGATTATGTGAATATCACAGGCGACCGGGCTTCATGGACATGGGCGGATGTCAATGCGGTGCAGGCTAAGCTGGAACTGGGCTCCTACACTCAAAATACGGCCATGGATGTGATTGTGGACACCTTTCATCTCGGCGTGACTTACACCAAAAACTCGAGCGGCCAGTATAAGTATCTTCCCGGCACCACATTTGAGCTAGTTCAAACCAATAATGAGTATTGGATCAACAACAAGAACGGGACCCGGTTGGCCTTTGCTCATGACGGGAAATTACTTCGCAAAACTGATGCCAATGGAAATGTACTGACATTTCATTACGATGTTTCAGGACGGTTAAGTCGCGTCGCAGATGCCTTGAAGCAGTCCATTACCTTCAGCTATGAAAATGGACTTCAGGGTGCCCGGATTGTCCGGCTTGAAGATCATCTGGGGCGCTCCGTAGGCTATGCCTATCTTGGAGAAAACCTGGTGGCCGTGACCAATGTGCTTGGGGATGTCACGCGGTATGCCTATGACGATTCTCAATCTCAGGAGGAACTGCGCCACAATCTTGTTGGCCGGACTGATCCCGAGGGGCATTCAGTCAGGATCGCTTATTACACCACCAATAGTACGCCGGATCGGGTATGCGGGTATTGGGATGGTGAAATGGCTGAAGGGCGATCCAACGAGGTGGATTACCTCTACCTGAAAGGAACAACCTATTCCTGGCGACCCGGCTCTAAAAGCATTCAAGGCGTCGTCTATAACAGTTCCAACGATATCAGTCAGGTTTACATCCGGGAGGGCGAGCTGACCTATCGTGAAAGTGATGGAATCAATCTCGTGGCCCAGCATTCCGCGGAACACGTCAGCTCAGTCAACACAGCCGTTTGGCAGAATATTGAAAGTGCGCTTGGCGATACGAATGGAGTGATGGCTTATAATCCGGGACTGAGCACGAACAGCGCCCTGGATGTTTCAGGCTGGGGATTTGCGGTGCCAGGCTTGAGCAATGACATTGTCCAGGTCATTTTGTCGGTACGGGGGATGGCGACCAATACCGTTTCACTGTCGGCTGTCGGCATCGCTTCCACCAATTGGCTGGCAACGAATAGTAACTGGGTGGCCCTTGATATCAGTCGGGCGAAATCAAAGTGGACGTGGGAGGATGTCAGTAACCTGACCGCGCGGATAACATTACCGGCAGGCACTACCAATCCTGTGCCGGTCTGGCTAGATGGATTTAGTTTGAAAGTCGCTTATCGCCATTTTGATCCCGGGCGTGATCCGCTGGATCTGCTTTATTTCTATGATCTTGCTCACAATATGGTGTCGAGTGACCGTGGCGGTTGTGCTCATCAGTTTTCCTATGATGCCCGTGGAAATCTGGTGTCCTGGACTGATTCTGAAAATAACATCCGGCGTTATGAATATGATCCAATTTCCAATAAGCCGGTTCGCACCTGGGACCCATTGGGGCGGGTGACCTCGATGGAATATGATCAGGCGGGACGTTTGATCAGGACGACAGATGCGGCGGGTAATTCGTCGACCATGGCTTATGACGGCTATGGGAACGTGATCCGGACAAAGGATACCGCCGGGGCTGTGGAGGAGACCCTATATGATGCACATGGATTGAATGTGGTTAGGAGGCGAAACCGTCGGGGATTTGAAACTGGTTATGATTATGATTCATTGGGGAATTGCATTCGTGTCACGGCCCCTGATGGAGGGCGAAGACATGCCGTGTTTAATGCTGGAGGGTTGAAGCTTTCCGAGCGAGATGAAGCCGGTATTGAAACCCGGTTTGAATATGACCGCAATGGGCAACCAACCAACATCGTGAGCGCCGCGGGAACTTTGGAGGAAACAGCTGAGGGACGGCAGCTGGATGGGCGCGGGCTTGAAGTGAATCGTCGGGATCCTCTCGGGCACCAGGAATTTATCGAATACGATGCGGATGGACGGCCCATTTGTCGGATCGACCGGTTGGGGGGCCAGACTCTGACGGAATATGATGAGAATGGAAATCCATGGCGACTGACCGATGCCGTGGGGCAAACGCGTGAAACCATCCGTGATGAGCGGGGCAACATCTTGGCCGACCTGGATCGGCGAGGGTGTGCGGCCTCCTTTACATATGATCGTAATAACAACCCGGTGTTTATTGTCGATAAGAGCGGGAACCGGATAACGATGGATTATGATGCCAATGGAAACAAAATATCCGAGATCTATCAGTGGGCCGGTTATCCGGGTTGTCCTGAATCGGATAGGCCTGAGCCATTGCATATGGCATACGCCTATGATGCGCTGAATCGTGTCACGAACAAGACGGTTGGCGTTGGGCGTGGTGACATTCATACCACGAGCAGCGGTTATAATGCAGCTGGACAGCTTGTCTTTGAAGCCGATGCCAGCGGCAATACCCGCGTGACTGATTATGATGCCGCTGGAAATGTTACGAATACCTGTTTAAGGGATGCCGCAGGAAAGCGGGTTGAATGGGTATCAGCATTTTATGACAGTGCCGATCGGTTGATTATGGAGATTAAAGGGGGGCTATCCACGAACCGGTACGAGTATGATTGTCGTGGACTCAAGATTGCCTCGATTGACCCCCATGGTCATCGCACCAGCTTTAACTATGACGGGCATCGCCGCTTGGTTCTGACCGTTGATCCGGATGGAGCAACACATCAGAGGGCTTATGATCGCTGCGGGAATAAGGTGCGCGAAGTGAGTGGGCATGATGCCATTTCGTGTTTCGAGTGGGATGCAGCGGGGCGAATGACGCGGCAGGTCTGTGGCGTAGGCCTGCCGGATGCCCGCGAAGTTTCATTTGTCTATGATCCCCTGGGGCGTTTGACTACTGAAATCAATCCGCTCGGGTATAAAATTTCCAGGACTTTTGATGCGGAAGGTAATCTAACAAGTGAGACCAACGCGCAGGGGTTTGCAAAAGCCTGTAGCTATGATGCTGCCGGCCGGGTGACGAATACAGTAGATGCGTTGGGATATCAGATCGTTCAGTGGCTCGATGGGAATGGTAAATTATGGCGGCTGCAGGATAAGAAAGGGGCCGTGACCACCTCCCGCTATGATGCGTATGGACGGCGGGTCAAAGTGACCGATGCGCTTGGTTATTCCGTGACGTTAAGTTATGACGTTCGTGACAACAAGATTACTGAGATCGATCCCCGCGGACTGATGACCCGGTATGAGTATGACGCCGCTAATCGGGTGACCAATAAAGTTGTGGGGGTTGGGGTTTCGGGCGCAGTGAAGACATCTACGATTTATGATCCATTGGGGAATGCGGTCATTTCGGAAATCTCCGGACTATCGAATGGGGTTTCGGCTAAAATCTCCAGCGTTTTTGACCACGCGGGTAATCTGCTCTCCAGCACCGATGCATGTGGCGGGGTGATTTATCATCGCTATGATTCCATGGATCGCGAAATCGAAGTGCGTGATGCGTGTGGCGGAGTGACTCAAACGTATTACGACAAATTGGGGCGTGTTATCGCCAGAGTGGATGCCTTGGGGGCGATGACGCGGTCCAGTTATAACGCATACGGGCTTAAACGAACGCAGACAGATGCAGTCGGTGCCACGACCCATTTCGCGTATGATTCGCTTGGGCGATTAACCAATACTACGGATGCACTCGGTGGAACTGAATCCCGGAAATATGATGCGGGTAATCATCTCGTCAGGTTGAAAAGCAAAAACGGAGGGGTGTCCATATTGGACTACGATTCTCTGGGGCGCCTGACAAATACCTTGAATGCCTGCGGCTATCCATCCTGCAAAGCCTACGATCCAGACGGAAATATTGTCGCTGAAACCGATGGAAGAGGGGGGCGCACTGAATATGGGTATGACGCCTTGAATCGATGTGTTTCTGTCAGGGATTCTGTCTCCAATACCCTGTATTTCGCCTATGATGCCGTGGGAAATAAAGTGCGTGAAATGCTCCCCTCAGGTCTTGTCATTTCCTATGGATATGACTGGTTGGGACGGCTGGTCCAGAAAACAGTTGGTGCAGGGCGATCAGATGCCCGGCGAACACGGTATGAGGTGGATTATGCGGGTCGTGTGGTGGCAGAGTGGGATCCCCTCGGGCAGGTGGTCCGGACAAGCTACGATGCCAACGGGAACAAAACCAATGTGGTGGATCGCAGAGGATATCAGGCACAGTTTTATTACGATGCGCTGAACCGGTTGATTCGGAGCGTTGATGCGCTGGGGAATTCTGCCCGCGTTGAATATGATGTTTCGGGGCGTATCGTACGAGCCCTCAACCGGCGCGGGGCTGCGACTGTTCATCAGTATGATGCCGAAGGCCACCTCATTGCGTTGCAGGATGCCGAAGGAAATCTCAAGCGAAACCAATACGACTGCCTGGGACGTGTGACGGACGAAATTGAACCTAATGGACTTCATACCAGGTTGGCCTATGACGCGGCGGGGCAGGTGACAAATCGAACCAGCGTGGCGCCGGGCGGTGAACGTCGGAGTGAATCCTTCCAATTCGATTTGCAAGGTCGGAAGGTGCTCGCCTGCAATGCCATGGGCGTCGTGACTGAATTCCTGCGTGATGCCAACGGGAATGTGGTGACGGAATCTGTGCGCAATGCCAGCGGATCTTTGCTGCGAACGAAGAGCACTCAATATGATTCCCGGAATCAGTCCATTTTGGAGGTGGACTATCGGGGGGCAGCGTGGCGAACCGAGTATGATGCCATCGGGCGCAAGGTGGCGGCGATTGATCCTCTGGGAAATCGGACAGCCTATGAGTGGAATGTTTACAACGAGCTTATTGCGACTACAGATCCAGCGGGAAATTGTTCGAAGGCGAACTTTGATTTATGTGGTCGGGAAACGGAACGGCTCAATGCGTTGGGAGAACGTGAACGTTACCTTTACGACCCAAACGGTAATAAGACGGCGGTGATTGATGACAATGGGAATGTTGTCCTGACCACATACGATCCTCTTAATCGCATGAGCACAGTGAATCGTTCCAAGCCAAATGTTCCCCTGGATGTTTTGAGGCGTGCGGATGTTAATGGGGACGGGGTTGTCGATGATGCTGATGTGACAGCACTGGAAGGGGGGCTTCAATGAAGCTCAAGGCTATTATTTGTTGTATGTTCTCCGCCTTCTGCTTCCCGTTATCAGGTTCTGGTGTGATGCCTGAGTGGTGGCTGTCACGTCATGTGGTGGAGACTAACATGCCTGCCAATGATTACGCACCTGCGTTAAGAGGGCAATTATGCTGGATGGCTGAGATGGCCAAAGCAGAACTTGAGGCCAACATCCCTGGTGGAGCCAATGATGCAATTCGGGAGGGATTAGCCAGTATGGAGGCTGGCGACCATGCTGGGCCAGTCAATCTAGGGCAGCTCAAGCAGGTTGTTGCTCCTTATTATCAGCGATTGATTGAGGAAGGTGCTCTTACCGATTATCCATGGGCGGACTACGGTCTCTTGGCGGATTACAGTCCGGTCAATGTAGGACAAGTGAAGCAGGCCTTCAGTTTTCAGCTTATGGGTGTCAGCTATAACCCGTCCATTAGTGGCCTGATTGGATATTCCGGTGTACAGACGGGCGTGTTACAGGTTGTGGCGAATTCGGTGCTTGGGGGCGGATTGAAGTCCCACGCGTTCTGTGCAGGCCTGGGCCCTTATCATCTGGTGGTGGAACGCCTGCAGACAAATTGGGCGGTTGAAGCGTGGCGCGATTCAGATGGAGATTCCGAACGTGACTCATGGGAGGCGGCCAGCGTGTACGCGTTTAATCCTGTTCAGGTTACGGGAATTGTGACTGGTATTGATTTCGTTTTGCAGGATCCTGACGAGGATGGCGATGGGATACCCGGGTATGTAGAGCGGCAATTAGGGTTGGATCCCTCATCGCCACAGGATGGGGGCAGTGATGAGGATGGCGATGGCTTGTCGCTGGCCGAGGAATGGCGGGCGGGTTCAGATCCTTTGAATGGAGATTCGGATGGTGACGGCATGGGGGACGGAGCCGAGACGTTGAATGGACTCTCATCCACTAATGCCGGTAGTCATGTCGGGCCCCCGTTCGCAGAGTCATTTGAATTGCCGGAGGTTATTTGTGGCGAGCTTGGCGGACAGAATGGCTGGAACGTGGGCCTTAGCAATGTGGCGTGGGTGGTCACTAACGCAGCTCTGGGCAGCCCGCAAGGTCTGCGACTTAAGGCAGATACGAATGATAACGCCCTGATCACGCATCCTTTGGCTGCTTATGGTGTTGAGGTGGTTTGGATAGAATTCTTGGGGGCG includes the following:
- a CDS encoding DUF6531 domain-containing protein — translated: MKRKMFHAKFRYFLISLSLFQFSAIATPQAAPSAVVVKRFSEIPVEMATGEFLQRENADLWIKSRGLTLDVTRNYRSQRETSGVFGYGWNWNQGEHLEFPGDFVIHYVTPDGVIPIMPDVSFTSVYAQVCISSPSWGQGVKATGLPDAIGGYGNVAHFYGAIASLQPLVVGGWGFSPPTGPSTIIQVDLSSIGATAYDSDHPQYGVSMKLSAGGSNSVTWGHKAYDFDYVNITGDRASWTWADVNAVQAKLELGSYTQNTAMDVIVDTFHLGVTYTKNSSGQYKYLPGTTFELVQTNNEYWINNKNGTRLAFAHDGKLLRKTDANGNVLTFHYDVSGRLSRVADALKQSITFSYENGLQGARIVRLEDHLGRSVGYAYLGENLVAVTNVLGDVTRYAYDDSQSQEELRHNLVGRTDPEGHSVRIAYYTTNSTPDRVCGYWDGEMAEGRSNEVDYLYLKGTTYSWRPGSKSIQGVVYNSSNDISQVYIREGELTYRESDGINLVAQHSAEHVSSVNTAVWQNIESALGDTNGVMAYNPGLSTNSALDVSGWGFAVPGLSNDIVQVILSVRGMATNTVSLSAVGIASTNWLATNSNWVALDISRAKSKWTWEDVSNLTARITLPAGTTNPVPVWLDGFSLKVAYRHFDPGRDPLDLLYFYDLAHNMVSSDRGGCAHQFSYDARGNLVSWTDSENNIRRYEYDPISNKPVRTWDPLGRVTSMEYDQAGRLIRTTDAAGNSSTMAYDGYGNVIRTKDTAGAVEETLYDAHGLNVVRRRNRRGFETGYDYDSLGNCIRVTAPDGGRRHAVFNAGGLKLSERDEAGIETRFEYDRNGQPTNIVSAAGTLEETAEGRQLDGRGLEVNRRDPLGHQEFIEYDADGRPICRIDRLGGQTLTEYDENGNPWRLTDAVGQTRETIRDERGNILADLDRRGCAASFTYDRNNNPVFIVDKSGNRITMDYDANGNKISEIYQWAGYPGCPESDRPEPLHMAYAYDALNRVTNKTVGVGRGDIHTTSSGYNAAGQLVFEADASGNTRVTDYDAAGNVTNTCLRDAAGKRVEWVSAFYDSADRLIMEIKGGLSTNRYEYDCRGLKIASIDPHGHRTSFNYDGHRRLVLTVDPDGATHQRAYDRCGNKVREVSGHDAISCFEWDAAGRMTRQVCGVGLPDAREVSFVYDPLGRLTTEINPLGYKISRTFDAEGNLTSETNAQGFAKACSYDAAGRVTNTVDALGYQIVQWLDGNGKLWRLQDKKGAVTTSRYDAYGRRVKVTDALGYSVTLSYDVRDNKITEIDPRGLMTRYEYDAANRVTNKVVGVGVSGAVKTSTIYDPLGNAVISEISGLSNGVSAKISSVFDHAGNLLSSTDACGGVIYHRYDSMDREIEVRDACGGVTQTYYDKLGRVIARVDALGAMTRSSYNAYGLKRTQTDAVGATTHFAYDSLGRLTNTTDALGGTESRKYDAGNHLVRLKSKNGGVSILDYDSLGRLTNTLNACGYPSCKAYDPDGNIVAETDGRGGRTEYGYDALNRCVSVRDSVSNTLYFAYDAVGNKVREMLPSGLVISYGYDWLGRLVQKTVGAGRSDARRTRYEVDYAGRVVAEWDPLGQVVRTSYDANGNKTNVVDRRGYQAQFYYDALNRLIRSVDALGNSARVEYDVSGRIVRALNRRGAATVHQYDAEGHLIALQDAEGNLKRNQYDCLGRVTDEIEPNGLHTRLAYDAAGQVTNRTSVAPGGERRSESFQFDLQGRKVLACNAMGVVTEFLRDANGNVVTESVRNASGSLLRTKSTQYDSRNQSILEVDYRGAAWRTEYDAIGRKVAAIDPLGNRTAYEWNVYNELIATTDPAGNCSKANFDLCGRETERLNALGERERYLYDPNGNKTAVIDDNGNVVLTTYDPLNRMSTVNRSKPNVPLDVLRRADVNGDGVVDDADVTALEGGLQ